A genomic segment from Myxocyprinus asiaticus isolate MX2 ecotype Aquarium Trade chromosome 36, UBuf_Myxa_2, whole genome shotgun sequence encodes:
- the LOC127427439 gene encoding sex hormone-binding globulin-like isoform X2: MNYLKEVVVVLLLGPYLILLGKEVAGGQISGKGVINLAHRQSSWTPLMQTSANLSDIISIRSFFEFRTLDPEGAIFYGDTKDGKDWFVLSLRDGIPEMQIGKADILVSVKGGRKLNDGTWHLLELRSEGKFVVLEVNNDVELVVGLHSKLAEEELTGKIRLGLGGMLVDKQTLFHPFQPGMDACIRGGQWLNLSTLWDTDPTWEPRPCFSEIKRGSYFPGTGIAIFNTSDLPGLKTEEAGITIEIFGSWTGTTLSFQSTGFQYVLGPEVQLGLKEASETASLPHEPATFTVNILKHALVVNGKAELETESLDFFSMWKKGMLLTFGGVPGKFAR; this comes from the exons ATGAATTATCTAAAGGAAGTGGTTGTTGTGCTGCTGTTAGGCCCGTACCTGATCCTGCTGGGCAAGGAAGTGGCAGGTGGTCAG ATATCTGGCAAGGGAGTCATCAATCTTGCTCACAGACAGTCCTCATGGACTCCCCTAATGCAGACAAGTGCAAATCTCAGTGACATCATAAG CATCAGATCTTTCTTTGAGTTCCGGACCCTTGATCCAGAAGGGGCTATTTTCTACGGGGACACCAAGGATGGAAAGGACTGGTTTGTGCTTTCGCTGCGTGATGGCATACCTGAAATGCAGATTGGGAAAGCAGACATTTTAGTCAGTGTAAAGGGAGGTCGCAAACTCAATGATGGCACCTGGCACTTG TTGGAATTGCGCAGTGAGGGCAAATTTGTTGTGTTAGAGGTAAACAACGATGTGGAGCTTGTAGTCGGTCTTCATTCTAAGCTGGCAGAGGAGGAACTAACAGGAAAGATACGACTTGGTCTTGGCGGCATGTTAGTGGACAAACAGACGCTCTTCCATCCA TTTCAGCCAGGAATGGATGCTTGTATAAGGGGAGGACAGTGGCTAAATCTCAGCACCCTCTGGGATACAGACCCTACATGGGAACCCCGGCCCTGCTTCTCTGAGATCAAGAGAGGCAGCTACTTTCCAGGAACTGGGATAGCTATATTTAATACATCTG ATCTTCCTGGACTTAAGACAGAGGAGGCTGGAATTACAATTGAGATCTTTGGATCTTGGACTGGGACAACGCTGAGTTTCCAAAGCACAGGATTCCAGTATGTTTTGGGACCAGAGGTCCAGTTGGGCCTAAAAGAGGCATCAGAAACCGCTTCCCTTCCCCATGAACCTGCTACCTTTACCGTCAACATACTGAAACATGCCCTTGTGGTAAACGGCAAAGCAGAGCTTGAAACGGAAAGTCTGGACTTTTTCTCCATGTGGAAAAAGGGGATGCTACTAACTTTTGGAGGAGTGCCAGGTAAATTTGCGAG ATGA
- the LOC127427439 gene encoding sex hormone-binding globulin-like isoform X1, with protein MNYLKEVVVVLLLGPYLILLGKEVAGGQISGKGVINLAHRQSSWTPLMQTSANLSDIISIRSFFEFRTLDPEGAIFYGDTKDGKDWFVLSLRDGIPEMQIGKADILVSVKGGRKLNDGTWHLLELRSEGKFVVLEVNNDVELVVGLHSKLAEEELTGKIRLGLGGMLVDKQTLFHPFQPGMDACIRGGQWLNLSTLWDTDPTWEPRPCFSEIKRGSYFPGTGIAIFNTSDLPGLKTEEAGITIEIFGSWTGTTLSFQSTGFQYVLGPEVQLGLKEASETASLPHEPATFTVNILKHALVVNGKAELETESLDFFSMWKKGMLLTFGGVPDEREAAKSIHHLRGCLEKILVQGQVIDLDQALYIHSAVSSHSCPAEAMNELI; from the exons ATGAATTATCTAAAGGAAGTGGTTGTTGTGCTGCTGTTAGGCCCGTACCTGATCCTGCTGGGCAAGGAAGTGGCAGGTGGTCAG ATATCTGGCAAGGGAGTCATCAATCTTGCTCACAGACAGTCCTCATGGACTCCCCTAATGCAGACAAGTGCAAATCTCAGTGACATCATAAG CATCAGATCTTTCTTTGAGTTCCGGACCCTTGATCCAGAAGGGGCTATTTTCTACGGGGACACCAAGGATGGAAAGGACTGGTTTGTGCTTTCGCTGCGTGATGGCATACCTGAAATGCAGATTGGGAAAGCAGACATTTTAGTCAGTGTAAAGGGAGGTCGCAAACTCAATGATGGCACCTGGCACTTG TTGGAATTGCGCAGTGAGGGCAAATTTGTTGTGTTAGAGGTAAACAACGATGTGGAGCTTGTAGTCGGTCTTCATTCTAAGCTGGCAGAGGAGGAACTAACAGGAAAGATACGACTTGGTCTTGGCGGCATGTTAGTGGACAAACAGACGCTCTTCCATCCA TTTCAGCCAGGAATGGATGCTTGTATAAGGGGAGGACAGTGGCTAAATCTCAGCACCCTCTGGGATACAGACCCTACATGGGAACCCCGGCCCTGCTTCTCTGAGATCAAGAGAGGCAGCTACTTTCCAGGAACTGGGATAGCTATATTTAATACATCTG ATCTTCCTGGACTTAAGACAGAGGAGGCTGGAATTACAATTGAGATCTTTGGATCTTGGACTGGGACAACGCTGAGTTTCCAAAGCACAGGATTCCAGTATGTTTTGGGACCAGAGGTCCAGTTGGGCCTAAAAGAGGCATCAGAAACCGCTTCCCTTCCCCATGAACCTGCTACCTTTACCGTCAACATACTGAAACATGCCCTTGTGGTAAACGGCAAAGCAGAGCTTGAAACGGAAAGTCTGGACTTTTTCTCCATGTGGAAAAAGGGGATGCTACTAACTTTTGGAGGAGTGCCAG ATGAGAGGGAGGCTGCAAAAAGTATACATCACCTGCGTGGGTGTTTGGAGAAAATCCTTGTCCAGGGCCAGGTCATTGATCTTGATCAGGCATTGTACATACATTCAGCAGTGTCATCTCACAGCTGCCCTGCAGAAGCAATGAATGAACTCATTTAA
- the LOC127426972 gene encoding zinc finger and BTB domain-containing protein 38-like produces the protein MKHRNKQMRGDRMGEGTDEVDDAKTTRISLSFPLSAGLPGFSAQKRCSSSHPTSSSDVRDRDGSDGTTWMGEAFRDKHLSKTPSKTERLPCSSSSSSLPVDLTAPVSKNCKSSLSFSVDDSGSRYPTSPLRHSNKIDYSKETAGVSLNNVYKEHSATETAHILFNLSARAYQDQGMKDTESSKGKKRKANSLHVELSLPLPSINPQSSSSTPPPPPSPSSVSLTSSPLTLPTTSFDDSFRPVSKPELLCGVCHRLFSTASSLTVHMRLHRGGRALSCRHCGKAFIHNKRLQSHEATCRQRLPAFPAQPKEEPLEAAEVEGERAGESAVPEQLGQGTRPGRPIKKVRDLHGLDAGTLTCTDGLEEGDHFVKVVDGHIIYFCSVCERSYMTLSSLKRHSNVHSWRRKYPCHYCDKVFALAEYRTKHEVWHTGERRYQCIFCWEAFPTYYNLKTHQKAFHGINPSLISSEKTANGGYKQKVNALKLYCLLPMRSLKRPYKTYSQPMADGLLTSDSSVTLPLTLDGSPPPPLDTNKLESFLKDLQTPDIKTEHEGSPIKVGVEQGKKLHAPQTVMAVEVREAEGSNLQLSGNNTGKGKTPKSPEGAVSSVITFAHSKPSVIMHSAAVSSSVIVHRNNMPSEEKKRSPENHPVAKTTQKQIKKQSQKEHKDTYREWDAADLDPEVSKISQPTEKLHKGRKAHSKTESTKAIPIAVGSDVKGSGPLCQITVRIGEEAIVKRSISETDLMRDKSPTRSKAKKSSLSQEDQREQRHTHHSQRKHHNSSQEGKEGEHKWKNAKLKSKVRKYFFRQEVREDRNDHDVEDNLWRPYYSYKPKRKALHLQGAKAWKRKMHYKRSLKPMRRAERLMKNFNKEVDGEDPDETVGGRQEAKKEQKEVNNLQKDQVKETPQTFSVPSRAEKEKEMGTHGKLDLPLPSSVPQTTCNTQYTASSFIKKRWSEGQASECGTCGRWFSSPRKRDKHELTHLFEFVCMLCRAPFPSQSKLEEHQRTQHPKNKPLSAPTFFTSQILRKELEIKADENGVDGRSLEKGCPVRLGRRPLIRYTCSQCDKVCKTSAALNCHLKRHELGSLTEVENTQQNQDMPSYTTSTAKTALSKDLDTNSEQVQPVSVIYYSKPDCQISDNQLDEKIKEHQRISNCESPKLATNDKVNSPICTQLSQVTHSSSSERFKLISPNLPSVLVMNGAECLDYRTPEKQNLDTQDQQKRSPTPNDRQIQVSQMLTDPQIRSETIPSGPISLKTGRCCAFSKGIGTVAQRQGDIIQNEDYSDSQDAQDLRTFPQSRNQAQDLSMPTILAKKRELDQQITHPSNMSKEQSHNEDMSLLVPKEEPLSPVPSPTCSVIQTTPKGPSQRYLMSPCHSPGPLDLQLRTQLEQSQTHRERHNTEKQGLMLPANSAGMIDPPSSHILLHPQVSMEEPESKDYSSVTPTEHHRGSVFPVQELTLPLIIPGGYCSGKKQEEQILMSYPTGPLPFPSLGKMIPHSDSTKLPFYPDPYHLLYGPQILPYPYNLAAFPMALNMMASGDKEPLPFLPFFNYAATAAPLPGTVPHPLVLNPSLYNSGGSSSTKQDNP, from the coding sequence ATGAAACACAGAAATAAACAGATGAGAGGAGACAGGATGGGAGAGGGAACTGATGAGGTGGATGATGCCAAAACTACGAGGATATCTCTCAGTTTTCCCCTCAGTGCTGGACTGCCAGGCTTTTCTGCACAGAAGCGCTGCTCCTCATCCCACCCCACTTCCTCTTCAGATGTTCGTGACAGAGATGGCTCAGATGGCACGACATGGATGGGGGAAGCATTCAGAGACAAACATTTATCCAAAACGCCATCAAAAACTGAACGCCTGCCatgctcttcctcctcctcctccttgcctgttGATCTAACTGCTCCTGTCAGTAAGAACTGCAAGTCATCTCTGTCCTTTTCTGTTGATGACAGTGGTTCCCGATACCCAACATCTCCCTTACGACACTCTAATAAAATAGACTATTCAAAAGAGACAGCTGGGGTTAGTCTCAATAATGTGTACAAAGAGCATTCAGCAACAGAAACAGCACACATCCTTTTCAACCTCAGTGCAAGAGCCTACCAGGACCAAGGTATGAAGGACACAGAGAGTTCAAAAGGCAAAAAACGGAAGGCAAACAGCCTCCATGTCGAATTGAGCCTCCCTCTCCCAAGCATCAACCCTCAATCCTCTTCATcaacccctcctcctcctccttcccCCTCATCTGTCTCTCTTACCTCCTCCCCCTTGACTCTCCCCACTACGTCTTTCGATGACTCCTTTAGGCCAGTGTCAAAGCCAGAACTACTGTGTGGGGTGTGCCACCGTCTGTTCAGTACTGCCTCGTCCCTCACTGTCCACATGCGTCTCCATCGGGGGGGACGGGCACTCAGCTGCCGCCACTGTGGCAAAGCCTTCATCCATAATAAAAGACTGCAATCCCATGAGGCCACCTGCAGGCAAAGGCTGCCAGCTTTTCCAGCGCAACCCAAAGAAGAGCCCCTGGAGGCGGCTGAAGTGGAGGGGGAGAGAGCAGGTGAGAGTGCAGTGCCAGAACAGCTTGGACAAGGAACAAGGCCTGGCCGACCCATAAAGAAGGTGAGAGACCTTCATGGCCTTGATGCTGGAACACTGACTTGCACGGATGGCCTGGAGGAAGGTGATCACTTTGTAAAAGTGGTGGATGGACATATCATTTACTTTTGCTCTGTGTGTGAGCGCTCTTACATGACTTTGTCCAGTTTAAAGCGTCATTCCAATGTGCATTCGTGGCGGAGAAAGTACCCCTGCCACTACTGTGATAAGGTTTTTGCTCTGGCTGAGTACCGCACTAAACATGAGGTGTGGCACACTGGTGAAAGGCGCTACCAGTGCATATTTTGCTGGGAGGCATTTCCTACCTACTACAACCTTAAAACACACCAAAAGGCTTTTCATGGAATCAACCCTAGTCTAATCTCAAGTGAGAAAACAGCCAATGGCGGCTACAAGCAGAAGGTCAATGCTCTTAAACTCTACTGCCTGCTGCCCATGCGGTCTTTAAAGCGACCTTATAAAACATACAGTCAGCCAATGGCTGATGGACTACTCACTTCTGATTCATCAGTTACCCTGCCTTTAACTCTGGATGGCAGTCCCCCACCACCTCTGGACACAAACAAATTGGAGTCTTTCCTTAAAGATCTTCAAACTCCAGACATCAAGACTGAACATGAAGGATCCCCTATCAAAGTGGGTGTAGAGCAGGGTAAAAAACTACATGCTCCCCAAACAGTCATGGCAGTAGAAGTCAGAGAGGCAGAGGGGTCAAATTTACAGCTGTCAGGTAATAACACTGGCAAAGGCAAAACTCCAAAGAGCCCAGAAGGAGCTGTCTCTTCAGTCATTACATTTGCACACAGCAAACCCTCAGTCATAATGCACAGTGCTGCAGTTTCTTCTTCTGTCATTGTGCATAGAAATAATATGCCCTCTGAGGAGAAGAAAAGAAGTCCCGAGAATCACCCAGTGGCAAAAACAACTCAAAAACAGATAAAGAAACAAAGCCAGAAAGAGCACAAAGACACATACAGGGAGTGGGATGCTGCTGATTTAGATCCTGAGGTCTCAAAAATCAGTCAGCCAACAGAGAAACTTCACAAGGGACGAAAGGCTCACAGTAAAACTGAGTCAACAAAGGCAATACCCATAGCAGTGGGCTCAGACGTCAAAGGCAGTGGTCCACTTTGTCAGATTACTGTGCGTATAGGGGAGGAGGCCATTGTCAAGCGGAGCATTTCTGAAACAGACCTAATGAGGGACAAAAGCCCTACACGCAGCAAAGCCAAAAAGAGTAGCCTCTCACAGGAGGACCAGAGAGAACAACGGCACACCCATCATAGCCAACGTAAACACCACAACTCCAGCCAGGAAGGAAAGGAAGGGGAGCACAAATGGAAAAACGCTAAACTGAAAAGCAAGGTGAGGAAATACTTCTTCCGCCAGGAGGTCAGGGAGGATAGAAATGACCATGATGTGGAGGACAATCTGTGGAGGCCTTACTATTCCTACAAACCCAAGCGAAAGGCCCTTCATTTGCAGGGGGCTAAAGCCTGGAAGCGCAAAATGCACTACAAACGGTCCCTGAAGCCTATGAGGAGAGCTGAGAGGCTCATGAAAAATTTTAACAAAGAGGTTGATGGGGAAGATCCAGATGAGACAGTGGGAGGGAGACAGGAAGCGAAGAAAGAGCAGAAAGAAGTTAACAATCTACAGAAAGATCAAGTCAAAGAAACCCCACAAACTTTTTCTGTCCCTTCAAGAGCAGAAAAGGAGAAAGAAATGGGAACCCATGGAAAGCTGGATCTCCCTCTCCCTTCATCTGTCCCTCAGACTACATGCAATACACAATACACAGCCTCCTCTTTCATCAAGAAACGATGGTCAGAAGGTCAGGCCTCTGAGTGTGGGACATGTGGCCGCTGGTTCTCAAGCCCGAGGAAGCGAGACAAACATGAGCTGACACATCTATTTGAGTTTGTGTGCATGCTTTGCAGAGCTCCTTTCCCTTCACAGTCCAAGCTAGAAGAACATCAGAGAACTCAGCACCCCAAAAACAAGCCTCTGTCTGCCCCTACTTTCTTCACTTCCCAGATACTGAGAAAAGAGCTGGAAATAAAAGCTGATGAGAATGGTGTGGATGGAAGATCATTAGAGAAAGGCTGCCCAGTTCGCTTGGGCAGGAGGCCTCTGATCAGATATACATGTTCACAATGTGATAAGGTCTGCAAAACCTCTGCCGCACTCAACTGCCACCTCAAGCGACATGAGTTAGGCAGTTTAACGGAGGTTGAAAACACACAGCAAAATCAAGACATGCCAAGTTACACAACTTCAACAGCAAAGACTGCACTAAGCAAAGATTTAGACACCAATAGTGAACAAGTGCAGCCTGTGTCTGTCATATATTATTCAAAACCAGACTGTCAAATCTCTGACAACCAACTAGATGAAAAGATTAAAGAACACCAAAGAATCAGCAATTGTGAAAGCCCAAAACTGGCAACCAATGACAAAGTCAACAGTCCAATTTGTACACAGTTATCCCAAGTTACGCACAGCTCCAGTTCAGAAAGGTTTAAGTTAATATCTCCTAACCTCCCTAGTGTGCTAGTAATGAATGGGGCAGAGTGCCTAGACTATAGGACACCAGAGAAACAAAATTTAGACACACAAGATCAACAGAAAAGAAGTCCCACACCAAATGACAGGCAAATCCAAGTTTCTCAAATGCTTACAGACCCTCAAATTAGAAGTGAAACAATTCCATCTGGGCCCATTTCATTAAAAACAGGCAGATGTTGTGCATTTAGCAAAGGGATTGGAACAGTCGCACAGAGACAAGGTGACATTATTCAGAATGAAGATTACAGTGATTCACAAGATGCTCAGGATCTAAGAACCTTTCCTCAATCCAGGAACCAAGCCCAAGATTTATCTATGCCAACAATACTGGCAAAAAAGAGGGAGCTTGATCAACAGATAACACATCCATCCAACATGTCAAAGGAACAATCCCATAATGAGGACATGTCACTGCTAGTGCCCAAAGAGGAACCACTCAGTCCTGTACCATCTCCTACATGCTCTGTCATTCAAACCACTCCGAAAGGACCTTCTCAAAGGTATTTAATGTCACCTTGTCACTCACCAGGACCCTTAGACCTACAGTTGCGGACTCAGCTGGAACAAAGCCAAACACACAGAGAAAGGCACAATACAGAAAAACAGGGTCTCATGCTTCCAGCGAATTCAGCTGGGATGATTGATCCTCCTTCTTCCCACATCCTGCTCCATCCTCAAGTGTCCATGGAAGAGCCTGAATCAAAGGACTACTCTTCTGTCACCCCTACAGAACACCACAGGGGCTCAGTCTTCCCTGTCCAGGAGCTTACACTTCCCCTGATCATACCAGGAGGGTACTGCTCTGGAAAGAAACAGGAGGAGCAAATCCTGATGTCTTACCCTACTGGGCCCCTACCTTTTCCTTCACTTGGGAAGATGATACCCCACTCTGACTCAACTAAACTACCCTTTTATCCAGACCCCTATCACCTACTGTATGGCCCACAGATACTGCCATACCCCTATAACCTTGCTGCCTTTCCAATGGCTCTAAATATGATGGCATCTGGGGACAAAGAACCCTTGCCCTTCTTGCCTTTTTTCAATTACGCTGCCACTGCTGCTCCTTTACCAGGCACAGTGCCCCATCCTTTAGTGTTGAACCCTAGCCTATACAACAGTGGAGGCAGCAGTAGCACAAAGCAGGACAACCCTTAA